A section of the Eublepharis macularius isolate TG4126 chromosome 1, MPM_Emac_v1.0, whole genome shotgun sequence genome encodes:
- the LOC129333339 gene encoding loricrin-like — translation MPEERIYSSGREPYFNLNSTWYGPAGSWLDTRRKPFHYAHNTCCATCCNRRDDIPRRGGHDYRCYGYRRSTCCSGGNPRVRCCVHNPSGGPRDYWGRPIGDACNGCTGYFPNEESFTGETCCGSSGGCGSGGRRGCSKPGGCCSGGRGVCSEPGGCGSRRRGVCSEPGGCGSGGRGVCSEPGGCGSGGRGVCSEPGGCGSGGRGVCSEPGGCGSGGRGVCSEPGGCGSGGRGVCSEPGGCGSGGRGVCSEP, via the coding sequence ATGCCAGAAGAAAGAATCTACTCTTCAGGGAGGGAGCCATATTTTAACTTGAACTCAACATGGTATGGTCCAGCAGGATCTTGGCTGGATACTCGCCGCAAACCATTCCACTATGCTCACAATACCTGCTGTGCAACCTGTTGCAACCGCAGAGATGACATCCCAAGAAGAGGAGGCCATGATTACCGATGCTACGGCTATCGTCGATCAACTTGTTGCTCTGGTGGAAACCCTAGAGTGAGATGCTGTGTCCACAACCCCTCAGGAGGACCCCGAGATTATTGGGGGCGACCAATTGGTGATGCATGCAATGGGTGTACAGGATATTTTCCTAACGAAGAGTCATTCACTGGTGAAACATGTTGTGGATCCTCAGGAGGTTGTGGCAGTGGCGGAAGAAGAGGATGTTCAAAACCAGGGGGATGCTGCAGCGGAGGAAGAGGGGTGTGTTCCGAGCCAGGAGGATGTGGCAGTAGAAGGAGAGGGGTATGTTCTGAGCCAGGAGGATGCGGCAGTGGAGGAAGAGGGGTGTGTTCCGAGCCGGGAGGATGTGGCAGTGGAGGAAGAGGCGTATGTTCCGAGCCGGGAGGATGTGGCAGCGGAGGAAGAGGGGTGTGTTCCGAGCCAGGAGGATGTGGCAGTGGAGGAAGAGGTGTATGTTCCGAGCCGGGAGGATGTGGCAGTGGAGGAAGAGGTGTATGTTCTGAGCCGGGAGGATGTGGCAGTGGAGGAAGAGGTGTATGTTCCGAGCCATGA